A region of Rhizorhabdus wittichii RW1 DNA encodes the following proteins:
- a CDS encoding TonB-dependent receptor (PFAM: TonB-dependent receptor; TonB-dependent receptor, plug) produces the protein MMIARTADQRRGWTILLGAASIMALATPAAAQEEAPAPAATAASDIVVTGTRVRDPNLKSSSPVTAVTNQALLLSGSPTVDRLLNNLPQIAPSQNATSNRGDGIVSVDLRKLGPSRTLVLVNGRRMVPSSGLGIVDLNSIPSALLERVEVVTGGASAVYGSDALAGVVNFILDKKYEGLGLRAETGVSDRGDGTNRLIEGTLGASFDDGRGNVVLSAGFSRRGEVRAADRKGFGVSINGGSATAPAGRIDNIGLNPNLTAGSFLGTGGTARDYAFTPDGNGIRGFINSLPTATTPGDRYNFSNKEFLQIPLERLSMAALGSYELAPSIEAFVETYFTHNKVNMRQGESPLTNGTLSPTNPLLPQVARDMLAARPNPTANASFQRRLTELGPRLQTVTTDALQINAGLRGQLWENWDWEAYYGYGRSDQTRTIRGGASQSRINASLLGCPAGTVQVLGCRLIDFFGPNSLTAADLAYIGVDNAKDKTLFTRNAASASITGPIFTLPAGAVNVALGAEYRKDSFQYQPDDIRRRGDLAGFDPSRPTAGSYDVKEVFGELVAPLLADIPGIHRLTLEVGARYADYSSVGTVFTFKAGGSWEPFADLRLRSLYQRATRAPSVFELFQGGDTSAQTFTDPCATIAPTGSVLPAPSAAVATICQLQGLADPRTNGFTQVSRTLDVNSVGNANLREETSRTITAGAVFTPHWLPGLTLSVDYYRIKVSDYINRAFSGVNGVIANCFASGVTTATALAAQPACQLLARRASGELTATLPLANVQTLKTSGLDIQANYALPLDRIGLGDVGTIDLAGTATYLRDYKTVGQDYVGRISQNFGGIPKWRTSVDLGWRNDDAGVRLQWRRIGGMVEDISQRHIPAVNYFDLNGRLEVGERIEFYGGINNLFDRKAPLVPNQIFNSDTQNYDIVGRYLFIGAKLRFRP, from the coding sequence ATGATGATTGCGCGAACGGCCGATCAACGGCGCGGATGGACGATATTGCTCGGTGCGGCCAGCATCATGGCGCTGGCGACGCCGGCCGCCGCGCAGGAGGAGGCACCGGCTCCGGCCGCCACGGCGGCGTCCGACATCGTGGTGACGGGCACCCGCGTTCGCGACCCGAACCTCAAATCGTCGAGCCCGGTCACGGCGGTGACCAACCAGGCGCTGCTGCTGTCGGGCAGCCCGACCGTCGATCGCCTGCTCAACAACCTGCCGCAGATCGCCCCGTCGCAGAATGCGACGAGCAACCGTGGCGACGGCATCGTCAGCGTCGACCTCCGCAAGCTCGGGCCGAGCCGTACGCTGGTGCTGGTCAACGGCCGCCGGATGGTGCCCTCCTCGGGGCTCGGCATCGTCGATCTCAACAGCATCCCTTCGGCCCTGCTCGAACGGGTCGAGGTCGTCACCGGCGGCGCGTCGGCGGTCTACGGGTCGGACGCGCTGGCCGGCGTCGTCAACTTCATCCTCGACAAGAAATATGAAGGGCTGGGCCTGCGCGCCGAGACCGGCGTCTCCGATCGCGGCGACGGCACCAACCGGCTGATAGAGGGAACGCTGGGCGCGAGCTTCGACGACGGGCGCGGCAACGTCGTGCTGTCGGCGGGCTTCAGCCGGCGCGGCGAGGTCCGCGCGGCCGACCGCAAGGGCTTCGGGGTCAGCATCAACGGCGGCTCGGCGACCGCGCCCGCCGGCCGGATCGACAATATCGGGCTCAACCCCAACCTGACCGCCGGAAGTTTCCTCGGTACCGGCGGAACGGCGCGCGACTATGCGTTCACGCCCGACGGCAACGGCATTCGCGGCTTCATCAACAGCCTGCCGACCGCGACGACGCCGGGCGACCGCTATAATTTCTCCAACAAGGAATTCCTGCAGATCCCGCTCGAACGGCTGTCGATGGCGGCGCTGGGCAGCTATGAGCTCGCCCCGTCGATCGAGGCCTTCGTCGAGACCTATTTCACCCATAACAAGGTGAACATGCGTCAGGGCGAGAGTCCGCTGACCAATGGCACGCTGTCGCCGACCAACCCGTTGCTGCCGCAGGTCGCGCGCGACATGCTCGCCGCGCGGCCGAACCCGACCGCCAATGCCAGCTTCCAGCGCCGGTTGACCGAGCTGGGGCCGCGCCTGCAGACCGTCACCACCGACGCGCTCCAGATCAACGCCGGTTTGCGTGGACAATTGTGGGAGAACTGGGACTGGGAAGCCTATTATGGTTATGGTCGGTCTGATCAGACGCGGACGATCCGGGGCGGTGCCTCACAATCACGGATCAACGCCTCGCTGCTCGGCTGTCCGGCCGGAACGGTTCAGGTTCTCGGCTGCCGGCTGATCGACTTCTTCGGGCCGAACTCGCTGACGGCGGCCGATCTCGCCTATATCGGCGTCGACAATGCCAAGGATAAGACGCTCTTCACCCGCAATGCGGCGAGTGCCTCGATCACGGGTCCGATCTTCACGCTGCCCGCAGGCGCGGTGAACGTCGCCTTGGGCGCCGAATATCGTAAGGACTCCTTCCAATACCAGCCCGACGACATCCGGCGGCGCGGAGATCTCGCCGGCTTCGATCCGTCGCGGCCCACGGCCGGCAGCTATGACGTGAAGGAGGTGTTCGGCGAACTGGTCGCGCCCTTGCTTGCCGACATTCCCGGCATTCATCGGCTGACACTGGAGGTTGGAGCGCGTTACGCCGACTATTCGAGCGTCGGCACGGTATTCACGTTCAAGGCGGGCGGTAGTTGGGAGCCCTTTGCCGATCTGCGGCTGCGCAGTCTCTATCAGCGTGCGACCCGCGCCCCGAGCGTGTTCGAACTGTTCCAGGGCGGGGACACATCGGCGCAGACCTTCACCGATCCCTGTGCGACGATCGCACCGACAGGCAGCGTGCTGCCCGCGCCGAGCGCGGCGGTGGCGACGATCTGCCAGCTTCAGGGGCTCGCCGACCCGCGGACCAACGGCTTCACCCAGGTCAGTCGGACGCTGGACGTCAATAGCGTCGGTAATGCGAATCTGCGCGAGGAGACGTCGCGAACGATTACTGCGGGTGCCGTGTTCACGCCGCATTGGCTGCCGGGGCTAACCCTCTCGGTGGATTATTATCGGATCAAGGTTTCTGACTATATCAATCGGGCCTTCAGCGGCGTGAACGGTGTGATCGCCAATTGCTTTGCGAGCGGGGTGACGACCGCGACCGCTCTGGCCGCACAGCCTGCCTGCCAATTGCTGGCGAGACGCGCCTCGGGTGAACTCACGGCGACGCTGCCGCTGGCCAACGTCCAGACGCTGAAGACCTCGGGCCTCGACATCCAGGCCAATTACGCGCTGCCGCTCGACCGGATCGGCCTCGGCGACGTGGGCACGATCGACCTCGCGGGCACGGCGACCTATCTCCGCGACTACAAGACGGTCGGGCAGGACTATGTCGGGCGGATCAGCCAGAATTTCGGCGGCATCCCCAAATGGCGCACCTCGGTCGACCTCGGCTGGCGCAACGACGATGCCGGCGTCCGCCTGCAATGGCGCCGGATCGGCGGCATGGTCGAGGACATCAGCCAGCGGCATATTCCGGCGGTGAACTATTTCGACCTCAACGGCCGGCTGGAGGTCGGCGAGCGGATCGAGTTCTATGGCGGCATCAACAATCTGTTCGACCGCAAGGCGCCGCTCGTCCCCAACCAGATCTTCAACAGCGACACCCAGAATTATGACATTGTCGGCCGCTACCTCTTCATCGGCGCCAAGCTGCGCTTCCGGCCCTGA
- a CDS encoding transcriptional regulator, AsnC family (PFAM: regulatory protein, AsnC/Lrp family): MIGRHYRSAVDEFLCGGARVRYDCGYSGEKKLREVSMAAADLDSFDRKILRILQRDNMTSQREIAYQVNLSAAAVHRRIHRLHADGIVTANMAVLSPSKIGRPISVIVELEVESERPEELDQVKRSLAAAPEVQQCYYVTGEVDFIVIVSVADMSEYEEITKRLFFANPNIKKFRTYVAMDRVKTSFEMPVD; the protein is encoded by the coding sequence GTGATCGGACGCCACTATCGATCAGCTGTGGATGAATTTCTTTGCGGTGGTGCCCGTGTTCGCTATGACTGTGGCTATTCCGGCGAGAAAAAATTGCGCGAGGTGTCCATGGCCGCTGCCGATCTCGATAGTTTCGATCGCAAGATCCTCCGCATCCTCCAGCGCGACAACATGACGAGCCAGCGGGAGATCGCCTATCAGGTCAATCTCTCGGCGGCGGCGGTCCATCGGCGCATCCACCGGCTGCATGCCGACGGCATCGTCACCGCCAACATGGCGGTGCTCTCGCCGTCGAAGATCGGCCGCCCCATCTCGGTGATCGTCGAACTCGAGGTCGAGAGCGAGCGGCCCGAGGAACTCGACCAGGTCAAGCGGTCGCTCGCCGCCGCGCCCGAGGTCCAGCAATGCTATTATGTCACCGGGGAGGTCGATTTCATCGTCATCGTCTCGGTCGCCGACATGAGCGAATATGAGGAGATCACCAAGCGGCTGTTCTTCGCCAATCCCAACATCAAGAAGTTCCGAACCTATGTGGCGATGGACCGGGTGAAGACCAGCTTCGAGATGCCCGTCGATTGA
- a CDS encoding kinase-like protein, with protein MDRSVRRPFVLGICGAQGSGKSTLSEALADRMRARGVATAVLSIDDLYRTRAERMALARDVHPLFAVRGVPGTHDVALGLDILAALDAGRAAALPRFDKARDDRAPADAWEAAPGDTALLILEGWCVGARPEAEAALAEPVNDLEREEDADGRWRRAANAALAGDYQALFARLDLLVLLAAPGFEAVRDWRVEQEHGLARAAGAGAQGVMSDAEVERFIRFYERLTRHILAEMPDRADLVIRLGRDRTPLSISCG; from the coding sequence ATGGACAGGTCGGTGCGGCGGCCCTTCGTCCTCGGCATCTGCGGCGCGCAGGGGAGCGGCAAGTCGACCCTGTCCGAGGCGCTCGCCGATCGCATGCGGGCGCGGGGCGTGGCGACGGCGGTGCTGTCGATCGACGATCTCTACCGCACCCGGGCGGAGCGCATGGCGCTCGCCCGCGACGTCCATCCGCTGTTCGCGGTGCGCGGCGTTCCCGGCACCCATGACGTGGCGCTGGGCCTCGACATCCTCGCCGCGCTCGACGCGGGGCGGGCGGCGGCGCTGCCCCGCTTCGACAAGGCGCGCGACGACCGCGCGCCGGCCGACGCCTGGGAGGCGGCGCCGGGTGATACCGCGCTGCTGATCCTCGAAGGCTGGTGTGTCGGCGCCCGGCCCGAGGCGGAGGCGGCGCTGGCCGAGCCGGTCAACGACCTCGAACGCGAGGAGGATGCGGACGGCCGCTGGCGCCGCGCGGCCAACGCCGCGCTGGCCGGCGACTATCAGGCGCTGTTCGCGCGGCTCGACCTGCTGGTCCTGCTCGCGGCCCCCGGCTTCGAGGCGGTGCGCGACTGGCGGGTCGAGCAGGAGCATGGCCTGGCGCGCGCCGCCGGGGCGGGCGCGCAGGGCGTGATGAGCGATGCCGAGGTCGAGCGCTTCATCCGTTTCTACGAGCGGCTGACCCGGCACATCCTCGCCGAAATGCCTGATCGCGCGGACCTGGTGATCCGCCTCGGCCGTGATCGGACGCCACTATCGATCAGCTGTGGATGA
- a CDS encoding D-isomer specific 2-hydroxyacid dehydrogenase, NAD-binding (PFAM: D-isomer specific 2-hydroxyacid dehydrogenase, catalytic region; D-isomer specific 2-hydroxyacid dehydrogenase, NAD-binding) → MARILLTRRWPEAVEEELAARHDLHRNESDRPMSRQELAEAIRAFDVVCPTVSDRIDAEVIGRGGGARILANYGAGIEHIDLAAARAAGIAVTNTPDVLTDATAELAVLLMLMVARRAGEGERELRSGGWTGWRPTHLLGRSMQGRTLGLIGYGRIAQETARRAQAALGVRLAYHSRRPLDPASDPLDARYCASVADLVAEADIVSLHCPGGAETHHLIDAAMLARMKPDAVLINTARGTVVDEAALAEALAQGRIGGAGLDVYQGEPAVNPLLLAAPNLVLLPHLGSATIETREAMGRQAVLNLEALLDGREPPNRVA, encoded by the coding sequence GTGGCGCGGATATTGCTGACCCGGCGTTGGCCGGAGGCCGTCGAGGAGGAACTGGCGGCGCGCCACGACCTGCACCGCAACGAGAGCGACCGGCCGATGAGCCGGCAGGAGCTGGCGGAGGCGATCCGCGCCTTCGACGTCGTCTGCCCCACCGTCTCCGACCGGATCGACGCCGAGGTGATCGGCCGGGGCGGCGGCGCGCGCATCCTCGCCAATTACGGCGCGGGGATCGAGCATATCGACCTTGCGGCGGCGCGCGCGGCCGGGATCGCCGTCACCAACACCCCCGACGTGCTGACCGACGCCACCGCCGAACTGGCGGTGCTGCTGATGCTGATGGTCGCCCGCCGCGCCGGCGAGGGCGAGCGCGAGCTGCGCTCCGGCGGCTGGACGGGCTGGCGGCCGACCCATCTGCTCGGCCGGTCGATGCAGGGCCGGACGCTGGGCCTGATCGGCTATGGCCGGATCGCGCAGGAGACCGCGCGGCGCGCGCAGGCGGCGCTCGGCGTGCGGCTGGCCTATCACAGCCGCCGTCCGCTCGATCCGGCGTCCGATCCGCTCGACGCGCGCTATTGCGCCTCGGTCGCCGATCTGGTGGCCGAGGCGGACATCGTCTCGCTCCATTGCCCGGGCGGGGCCGAGACCCATCATCTGATCGACGCCGCGATGCTCGCGCGGATGAAGCCCGACGCGGTGCTGATCAACACCGCGCGCGGCACCGTGGTCGACGAGGCGGCGCTCGCCGAGGCGCTGGCGCAGGGCCGGATCGGCGGCGCCGGGCTCGACGTCTACCAGGGCGAGCCGGCGGTGAACCCGCTGCTGCTGGCGGCCCCCAATCTCGTGCTGCTGCCGCATCTCGGCAGCGCGACGATCGAGACGCGCGAGGCGATGGGGCGCCAGGCGGTGCTCAACCTCGAAGCGCTGCTCGACGGCCGCGAGCCGCCCAACCGTGTCGCCTGA
- a CDS encoding helix-turn-helix- domain containing protein, AraC type (SMART: helix-turn-helix- domain containing protein, AraC type), which yields MGQFALLKDEHRALHRLRAMEESTLAGARRLVGGALSDHDLAVMEDAPLAVELRTASVGALPLVLLRYGAAVSIAPRRLPAHLLFQVVLRGRLEVEDDDGGFVAEEGDAVLLENLAGRRLRWSGDSRQLIMRIPRAAVARAAGTDSGPIRFDRTFRLDRGGCGTLELVRYIMTQATAGRMAGTDGAVLDLLIRHLLLHHSDHGAAAPLPASIRRAEAHMRQNLGEAITLTDLVEAVRSTPRTLSANFQTFRGVSPMARFRDLRLDAVHAALGNGEAGSVTEAATRYGFFHLGRFSQAYRLRFGEFPRDTLLAAGGRDA from the coding sequence ATGGGCCAGTTCGCCCTGCTGAAGGATGAGCACCGCGCGCTGCACCGCCTGCGGGCGATGGAGGAGTCGACCCTGGCGGGCGCGCGGCGGCTCGTGGGCGGCGCGCTGAGCGACCATGACCTCGCGGTGATGGAGGACGCGCCGCTCGCGGTCGAGCTGCGGACCGCCAGCGTCGGGGCCTTGCCGCTGGTGTTGCTCCGCTACGGCGCCGCCGTGTCGATCGCGCCGCGCCGGCTGCCCGCGCATCTGCTGTTCCAGGTCGTGCTGCGCGGCAGGCTGGAGGTCGAGGACGACGATGGCGGCTTCGTCGCGGAGGAGGGCGACGCGGTGCTGCTGGAGAATCTCGCCGGCCGCCGGCTTCGCTGGTCGGGCGACAGCCGGCAGCTGATCATGCGCATCCCGCGCGCCGCCGTCGCCAGGGCGGCGGGCACCGACAGCGGACCGATCCGCTTCGACCGCACCTTCCGGCTGGACCGGGGCGGCTGCGGGACGCTGGAGCTGGTCCGCTACATCATGACGCAGGCGACGGCGGGCCGCATGGCCGGGACCGACGGCGCGGTCCTCGACCTGCTGATCCGCCACCTGCTGCTGCACCATTCCGACCATGGCGCCGCGGCGCCGCTGCCCGCCTCGATCCGCCGGGCCGAAGCCCATATGCGGCAGAATCTCGGCGAGGCGATCACCCTCACCGATCTGGTCGAGGCGGTGCGGAGCACGCCGCGCACGCTGTCGGCGAATTTCCAGACGTTCCGCGGCGTCTCGCCGATGGCGCGGTTCCGGGACCTGCGGCTGGACGCGGTCCACGCGGCGCTGGGCAATGGCGAGGCGGGCTCGGTGACCGAGGCGGCGACCCGCTACGGCTTCTTCCATCTCGGCCGTTTCTCGCAGGCCTACCGGCTGCGCTTCGGCGAGTTCCCCCGCGACACGCTGCTGGCGGCCGGCGGCCGGGACGCCTGA
- a CDS encoding Rieske (2Fe-2S) domain protein (PFAM: ring hydroxylating dioxygenase, alpha subunit; Rieske [2Fe-2S] domain protein), translated as MTDDMLAALVRPDKVHKRVYTDPAIFDLEMERIFGQAWIYVGHASQVPKPGDYWTALIGREPVVMVRDRDGAIRVLYNRCPHKGAKLVADGCGHAGPLFRCPYHAWTFTLDGRLRGVPFRQGYADTGFSLDDPEFSMRPVARVAERRGFVFCSLAEDGPGLEDYLGGALASIDNFADRAPEGEVEVAGGVMRVMQQSNWKIFFENLNDTGHPQATHESSFAAARRTVREKLGGKTPFQLHIIEGNGEPNSFWESLELRCYDHGHSYMDAIFNAPTDAISLEYRDQLVAAHGAERAQAILSMNRHNTIIYPSCSPHTGFQQLRVIRPVSIDRTLVEIFTFRLKGTSDAFFQRTISYTNIVNSPSSTVMVDDVEVYRRCQEGMASDGGDWISQHRMAGHDTPFEGGVLGAGISEVPMRNQFRAWSAYMGPANIGKAAA; from the coding sequence ATGACCGACGATATGCTCGCCGCGCTGGTGAGACCCGACAAGGTCCACAAGCGCGTCTATACAGATCCGGCGATCTTCGACCTGGAGATGGAGCGCATCTTCGGCCAGGCCTGGATCTATGTCGGGCATGCCAGCCAGGTCCCGAAGCCCGGCGACTATTGGACCGCGCTGATCGGGCGCGAGCCGGTGGTGATGGTACGCGACCGGGACGGCGCGATCCGCGTCCTCTACAATCGCTGCCCGCACAAGGGCGCCAAGCTGGTGGCGGACGGCTGCGGCCATGCCGGCCCACTGTTCCGCTGCCCCTATCATGCCTGGACCTTCACCCTGGACGGCCGCCTCCGCGGCGTCCCCTTCCGCCAGGGCTATGCCGACACCGGCTTCTCGCTCGACGATCCCGAATTCTCGATGCGCCCGGTCGCGCGGGTCGCGGAGCGGCGCGGCTTCGTCTTCTGCTCGCTGGCCGAGGACGGGCCGGGGCTGGAGGACTATCTGGGCGGCGCGCTGGCGAGCATCGACAATTTCGCCGACCGCGCGCCCGAAGGCGAGGTCGAGGTGGCCGGCGGCGTGATGCGGGTGATGCAGCAGAGCAACTGGAAGATATTCTTCGAGAATCTCAACGACACCGGCCATCCGCAGGCGACCCACGAAAGCTCCTTCGCCGCCGCGCGGCGGACGGTGCGCGAGAAGCTGGGCGGCAAGACGCCGTTCCAGCTCCACATCATCGAAGGCAATGGCGAGCCCAACAGCTTCTGGGAGAGCCTGGAGCTGCGCTGCTACGACCATGGCCACAGCTATATGGACGCGATCTTCAACGCGCCCACCGACGCGATCAGCCTCGAATATCGCGACCAGCTCGTGGCCGCCCATGGCGCCGAGCGGGCACAGGCGATCCTGTCGATGAACCGCCACAACACGATCATCTATCCGAGCTGCTCGCCGCACACCGGCTTCCAGCAGCTCCGGGTGATCCGGCCGGTCTCGATCGACCGGACGCTGGTCGAGATCTTCACCTTCCGGCTGAAGGGCACGTCCGACGCCTTCTTCCAGCGGACGATCAGCTACACCAACATCGTCAACTCGCCCTCCTCGACGGTGATGGTCGACGACGTCGAGGTCTATCGGCGCTGCCAGGAGGGCATGGCGTCGGACGGCGGCGACTGGATCAGCCAGCACCGCATGGCCGGCCACGACACGCCGTTCGAGGGCGGGGTGCTGGGCGCCGGGATCAGCGAGGTGCCGATGCGCAACCAGTTCCGCGCCTGGTCGGCCTATATGGGGCCCGCTAATATCGGGAAGGCCGCGGCATGA
- a CDS encoding aromatic-ring-hydroxylating dioxygenase, beta subunit (PFAM: aromatic-ring-hydroxylating dioxygenase, beta subunit), which produces MIADPLLTHAAADYLFREAELLDGRRWEEWDALFAEDGMYWVPLRHDQQDPFNHASLFYEDAILRDVRRRRLEEKHAWSQQPVTRTAHIVGNVRIVAQDGAGLRVRSAFQITEWRQGRDQRQLAGHYTHDLVGAGPDDWRIALKRVDLINCDGIQDPYEVFL; this is translated from the coding sequence ATGATCGCCGATCCGCTGCTGACCCACGCCGCCGCCGACTATCTCTTCCGCGAGGCCGAGCTTCTCGACGGCCGGCGGTGGGAGGAATGGGACGCGCTGTTCGCCGAGGACGGCATGTACTGGGTGCCGCTCCGCCACGACCAGCAGGACCCGTTCAACCATGCCTCGCTGTTCTACGAGGACGCGATCCTGCGCGACGTGCGCCGGCGGCGGCTGGAGGAAAAGCATGCCTGGTCGCAGCAGCCGGTGACGCGGACGGCGCACATCGTCGGCAACGTCCGGATCGTCGCGCAGGACGGCGCGGGCCTGCGGGTGCGATCGGCCTTCCAGATCACCGAATGGCGCCAGGGCCGCGACCAGCGCCAGCTTGCCGGCCATTACACCCATGACCTCGTCGGCGCCGGGCCGGACGACTGGCGGATCGCGCTGAAGCGGGTCGACCTGATCAACTGCGACGGCATCCAGGACCCTTATGAGGTGTTCCTGTGA
- a CDS encoding isochorismatase hydrolase (PFAM: isochorismatase hydrolase) produces the protein MKTAVLALHYQNEVLHPDGRIRLGVAEGAPGRDAVVEAAGRLLAAARRRGLPLVHVRIAFPPGHEGVVQNAPIFRNVVASGAMEEGSWGAAFHDGLGPLPGEAVVTHGRVNAFYDSDLEQVLAGIGAERLILAGVATNSVVEHSARHAADMGYAVALAADACSAGQPHLHQAALDNIALLGEVSTVAALLEQDA, from the coding sequence GTGAAGACCGCCGTGCTCGCGCTCCATTATCAGAACGAGGTGCTGCACCCCGACGGCCGCATCCGCCTCGGCGTCGCCGAGGGCGCTCCGGGACGCGACGCCGTGGTCGAGGCCGCCGGCCGCCTGCTCGCCGCCGCCCGCCGGCGCGGCCTGCCGCTCGTCCATGTCCGCATCGCCTTCCCGCCCGGCCATGAAGGCGTCGTCCAGAACGCGCCGATCTTCCGCAACGTCGTCGCCTCGGGCGCGATGGAGGAAGGAAGCTGGGGCGCGGCCTTCCACGACGGGCTCGGCCCGTTGCCGGGCGAGGCCGTCGTCACCCATGGCCGGGTCAACGCCTTCTACGATTCGGACCTCGAACAGGTGCTGGCCGGCATCGGCGCGGAGCGGCTGATCCTCGCCGGGGTGGCGACCAACTCGGTCGTCGAGCACAGCGCCCGCCACGCCGCCGACATGGGCTATGCCGTGGCGCTGGCGGCGGACGCCTGCTCGGCGGGGCAGCCGCATCTCCACCAGGCGGCGCTCGACAATATCGCGCTGCTCGGCGAGGTCTCGACCGTCGCGGCGCTGCTGGAGCAGGACGCATGA
- a CDS encoding short-chain dehydrogenase/reductase SDR (PFAM: short-chain dehydrogenase/reductase SDR; KR), translating to MISLDGKVAIVTGATQGLGAGIAGSLHAAGASVLVTGRDAERGAAVVAALGERAAFVAADIAQDEGVTTCLDAALARFGRLDILVNNACLYADPGLGASREEWHRSLDVNLVGPALLIAGAAGHLPSPGGVIVNIGSVGGKFGAAGRLLYPASKAALMQLTKSAAVTLAPRGIRVLTVSPAWTWSPALAGMAGSEQRADAVGARTHPLGRVGRDADVGDVVVFACSDMARFMTGVDLPVDGGYSILGPDQGLGPRPWFEGGEQ from the coding sequence ATGATATCGCTCGACGGCAAGGTCGCGATCGTGACCGGCGCGACGCAGGGCCTCGGCGCCGGCATCGCCGGCTCGCTCCACGCGGCGGGCGCTTCGGTGCTCGTCACCGGCCGCGATGCCGAGCGCGGGGCGGCGGTGGTTGCGGCGCTGGGCGAGCGGGCCGCCTTCGTCGCCGCAGACATCGCCCAGGACGAGGGCGTCACGACCTGCCTCGATGCCGCGCTGGCGCGGTTCGGGCGGCTCGACATCCTCGTCAACAACGCCTGTCTCTATGCCGATCCCGGCCTCGGCGCGAGCCGCGAGGAATGGCACCGCTCGCTCGACGTCAATCTGGTCGGCCCGGCGCTGCTGATCGCCGGGGCGGCCGGGCATCTGCCATCGCCGGGCGGCGTGATCGTCAACATCGGCAGCGTCGGCGGCAAATTCGGCGCGGCCGGGCGGCTGCTCTACCCGGCATCGAAGGCCGCGCTGATGCAGCTCACCAAGAGCGCGGCGGTGACGCTCGCCCCGCGCGGCATCCGCGTGCTCACCGTCTCGCCCGCCTGGACCTGGTCCCCGGCGCTGGCCGGCATGGCGGGCAGCGAGCAGCGCGCCGACGCGGTGGGCGCGCGCACCCATCCGCTCGGCCGGGTGGGCCGCGACGCCGATGTCGGCGACGTGGTGGTCTTCGCCTGTTCGGACATGGCCCGCTTCATGACCGGCGTCGACCTGCCCGTCGACGGCGGCTATTCGATCCTGGGCCCCGACCAGGGGCTGGGCCCGCGTCCATGGTTCGAGGGAGGGGAACAATGA